A DNA window from Luteolibacter luteus contains the following coding sequences:
- a CDS encoding NAD(+) synthase: MPFSRYGFLRLAVCVPEVEVAAVEANTRHTIAALEKAAAAGAQLAVFPELGITGYSCADLFYQKRLLDAAEQAVKDVADACGRLGIAAVVGLPARNKDRLYNVAAVIGANGKLAGMVVKTHLPTNHEFYERRWFATAFDLPDGGEISFLGGTVPFGADLLFPVEEWPDCVLGVEICEDLWSVIPPSSSQAVAGANVLLNLSASNELLGKVGYRRDLVRQQSARCLAAYAYCSAGPGESTTDIVYSGHSLICENGGLLAETERLSFDVQVAVADIDVGKLHHERLVSSSYRESTTRSFRRVELHLKPWREKGGLLRRVDPRPFVPADPQRRTEHCEEIFRIQTVGLAKRLRHTKCKGIVLGLSGGLDSTLAALVAVRAFDLVGMDRKQIVAITMPGMGTTDRTRDNSVVLAEMLGLTLREIVIREAVEVHFRDIGHPPDLHDVTFENSQARERTQILMDVANQIGGFVLGTGDLSELALGWCTFNGDHMSMYHANAGVPKTLVRHLVEWCAEEVFRGPEAAVLHDIAATPISPELLPPDKEGKIVQQTEEVVGPYSLHDFFLFQFVRLGFPPDKIRYLAEIAFDGEYSPEVIAKWLDVFIRRFFSQQFKRNAMPDGPKVGSVALSPRGDWRMPSDSVSQSWLD; this comes from the coding sequence ATGCCTTTCTCCAGATATGGATTTCTCCGGCTCGCCGTCTGTGTGCCGGAAGTCGAAGTAGCCGCCGTTGAGGCGAATACGAGGCACACGATCGCCGCACTCGAAAAGGCGGCGGCCGCCGGCGCGCAGCTGGCCGTTTTCCCGGAGCTGGGCATCACCGGCTACTCCTGTGCCGACCTCTTCTACCAGAAGCGGCTTCTGGATGCGGCGGAGCAGGCCGTGAAGGATGTGGCGGATGCCTGCGGTCGTCTCGGCATTGCCGCGGTCGTGGGCCTGCCGGCGAGAAACAAGGATCGCCTCTACAATGTCGCAGCGGTGATCGGGGCGAACGGCAAGCTTGCGGGGATGGTCGTGAAAACGCACCTGCCGACGAATCACGAATTCTATGAGCGGCGGTGGTTCGCCACGGCCTTCGATCTCCCGGATGGCGGGGAGATCTCCTTCCTTGGAGGCACCGTCCCTTTCGGAGCCGATCTTTTGTTCCCGGTCGAGGAATGGCCCGATTGTGTCCTCGGCGTGGAAATCTGCGAGGATCTCTGGTCCGTCATTCCACCTAGCAGCTCCCAGGCCGTGGCCGGGGCGAACGTGCTGCTGAATCTTTCCGCGAGCAATGAGCTGTTGGGCAAGGTGGGTTACCGGCGCGACCTTGTCCGCCAGCAATCGGCGCGCTGCCTTGCTGCCTATGCCTACTGCTCGGCCGGGCCGGGTGAGTCCACGACGGACATCGTTTATTCCGGCCATTCGCTCATCTGCGAAAACGGCGGCCTGCTGGCGGAGACGGAGCGCCTGAGCTTCGATGTTCAGGTGGCGGTGGCCGATATCGATGTCGGCAAGCTTCATCACGAGCGACTGGTGAGCAGCAGCTACCGGGAAAGCACCACACGTTCCTTCCGGCGTGTCGAACTTCACCTGAAGCCGTGGAGGGAAAAGGGCGGCTTACTTCGTCGCGTGGACCCGCGGCCCTTTGTTCCGGCTGATCCGCAGCGCCGCACGGAACACTGCGAGGAGATTTTCCGTATCCAGACGGTGGGCCTTGCCAAGCGTCTCCGGCACACGAAGTGCAAGGGGATCGTCCTTGGGCTTTCCGGTGGACTTGATTCCACGCTCGCCGCGTTGGTTGCCGTTCGTGCCTTCGATCTGGTGGGTATGGATCGCAAGCAGATCGTAGCGATCACCATGCCGGGCATGGGTACCACCGATCGGACGCGCGATAACAGTGTGGTGCTGGCGGAAATGTTGGGCCTGACCTTGCGCGAGATCGTCATCCGCGAGGCGGTGGAAGTTCACTTCCGCGACATCGGCCATCCGCCGGACCTGCACGATGTCACTTTCGAAAATTCGCAAGCTCGCGAACGAACCCAGATCCTTATGGATGTGGCGAACCAGATCGGCGGCTTCGTTCTTGGCACTGGAGACCTTTCGGAGCTGGCGCTGGGATGGTGCACCTTCAATGGCGACCACATGTCGATGTATCACGCGAATGCCGGGGTTCCGAAAACCCTTGTACGTCACCTCGTCGAATGGTGTGCCGAGGAGGTTTTCCGCGGACCGGAAGCGGCTGTTTTGCATGATATCGCGGCCACGCCGATCAGCCCCGAGCTCCTGCCCCCGGACAAGGAAGGGAAGATCGTCCAGCAGACCGAGGAAGTGGTGGGGCCCTATTCCTTGCACGACTTCTTCCTCTTCCAATTCGTTCGCCTCGGCTTCCCTCCGGACAAGATTCGGTATCTGGCGGAGATCGCCTTCGATGGCGAATACTCGCCGGAAGTGATCGCGAAGTGGCTGGATGTCTTTATCCGGCGGTTCTTCTCACAACAATTCAAGCGGAACGCGATGCCTGACGGCCCGAAGGTCGGCTCGGTCGCGCTCTCGCCTCGGGGGGATTGGCGGATGCCGAGCGACTCGGTTTCCCAGTCCTGGCTCGATTGA
- a CDS encoding glycosyltransferase family 4 protein, producing MSQNAQVTCVFITGSLQPYAIDFYRGLERAAKAAGWRLLILVGSRSTYRPWSKLSVSEEDPLFQFIPGTPAPDWVQRLLGSSARDKILLPGGSGVIDLLEELKPDIVILNERNPLNLRAAWWARGERIPCVLATDIGQSPPPHAVTRFHVIYHRLVRGLFDGAIAKTKDAETAFVKDGAPASVLAPHGIDTDRFPNGSPDAKVKPFQFVFVGALDASKGLDVLVEAGRLLHSKGYDFVIRLVGTGSWTLPEQDAGASWISFAGFQEGESLLKEYQASSAFILPSLGDTYGVVVHEAASCGLPLIVTTASGASWTLVVEGESGFRVEPKDAASLAERMAILLDDPELCARLGQGARKQALHWCTRRSGERVVDWLRQLLPANPPA from the coding sequence ATGTCTCAGAACGCACAGGTGACTTGCGTCTTCATCACGGGCTCCTTGCAGCCCTATGCGATTGATTTCTATCGCGGGCTTGAGCGCGCCGCAAAGGCAGCGGGCTGGCGTTTGCTCATTCTCGTGGGCAGCCGTTCCACCTATCGGCCGTGGAGCAAGTTGAGCGTCTCCGAGGAAGATCCCTTGTTCCAATTCATTCCGGGAACGCCCGCGCCGGATTGGGTCCAGCGCCTCCTTGGCTCCTCAGCCCGGGATAAAATTCTTTTGCCCGGTGGTTCGGGTGTCATCGACCTGCTGGAGGAACTGAAGCCGGACATCGTTATCCTAAACGAAAGAAATCCCCTTAATCTGAGGGCTGCCTGGTGGGCCCGGGGTGAGCGGATTCCCTGCGTGCTTGCCACGGACATCGGCCAGTCTCCGCCGCCGCATGCCGTGACCCGGTTCCACGTGATTTATCACCGGCTCGTCCGCGGGCTTTTCGACGGGGCCATCGCGAAGACCAAAGATGCCGAAACCGCCTTCGTGAAGGACGGTGCGCCTGCCTCGGTGCTGGCTCCTCATGGCATCGATACCGATCGTTTTCCCAACGGTTCCCCGGATGCCAAGGTGAAGCCATTTCAATTCGTTTTCGTTGGCGCTCTGGATGCATCCAAGGGGCTGGATGTCTTGGTCGAAGCGGGACGCTTGCTACATTCGAAGGGCTACGATTTCGTGATCCGGCTGGTGGGCACAGGCTCATGGACTCTCCCGGAGCAGGATGCGGGCGCTTCCTGGATTTCCTTTGCGGGTTTCCAAGAGGGGGAATCCCTCTTGAAGGAGTATCAAGCTTCATCCGCATTCATCCTTCCCAGCTTGGGCGATACCTATGGAGTGGTCGTCCACGAGGCCGCTTCTTGCGGCCTTCCCTTGATCGTAACCACCGCCTCCGGCGCCAGCTGGACCTTGGTGGTGGAGGGGGAAAGCGGCTTCCGGGTTGAGCCGAAGGATGCGGCTTCGCTGGCGGAGCGGATGGCAATCTTGTTAGATGACCCGGAACTCTGTGCCAGGCTGGGACAGGGTGCACGGAAACAAGCACTTCATTGGTGCACCCGGCGCTCGGGCGAGCGGGTGGTGGACTGGCTGCGGCAGTTGCTCCCCGCGAATCCGCCAGCTTGA
- the glf gene encoding UDP-galactopyranose mutase has protein sequence MTNLSQVSDSEQRVLIVGAGFSGAVLARQLAELANIKSLVIDSREHIAGNCHTERDAETGIMIHRYGPHIFHTNRADVWDYVNRFGDFRPFVNRVKATIDQGVFSLPVNLHTINQFFGTNLSPAEAREFIEQKADTSITEPANFEEQALKFIGRELYEAFFQGYTKKQWGCDPRELPAAILSRLPVRFSYDDNYYNSSFQGIPAEGYTEVVAKILSHPNIEVRLNTRYEHDMAKSFDHVFYTGPLDGYFDHRLGRLSYRTVFWEEKRATGDFQGVAVMNYPNPEVPYTRIHEHKHFTPWEKHEATQAFVEYSKETGPDDIPYYPKRLPADKELLAAYIELAKAEHKVSFLGRLATYRYLDMHQVIGEAMDFVERWLSAKENGEALPECWQGL, from the coding sequence ATGACGAATTTATCCCAAGTCTCAGATTCGGAACAACGCGTCCTGATTGTTGGGGCCGGCTTTTCCGGAGCCGTCCTCGCCCGGCAACTCGCCGAACTCGCGAACATCAAAAGCCTCGTTATCGACTCCCGCGAGCACATCGCGGGCAATTGTCATACCGAGCGGGATGCCGAAACCGGCATCATGATTCACCGCTACGGTCCCCATATTTTCCACACCAATCGCGCCGATGTCTGGGACTATGTGAACCGCTTTGGCGACTTCCGCCCCTTCGTCAATCGCGTCAAGGCCACCATCGACCAAGGCGTCTTTTCACTGCCGGTCAATCTTCACACGATCAACCAGTTCTTTGGCACCAATCTTTCCCCTGCCGAAGCGCGCGAGTTCATCGAACAGAAAGCGGATACCTCCATTACGGAACCTGCGAACTTCGAGGAGCAGGCACTCAAGTTCATCGGCCGCGAGCTCTACGAGGCCTTTTTCCAAGGCTACACGAAGAAGCAATGGGGTTGCGATCCCCGTGAACTTCCTGCCGCCATCCTCAGCCGTCTTCCGGTCCGCTTCAGCTACGACGACAACTATTACAATAGTAGCTTCCAGGGGATTCCCGCAGAAGGCTACACCGAGGTCGTTGCGAAAATCCTGTCCCACCCGAATATCGAGGTCCGCCTCAATACACGGTACGAACACGACATGGCGAAGTCATTCGACCATGTCTTCTACACCGGGCCCTTGGACGGCTATTTCGATCATCGTCTCGGTCGCCTCTCCTACCGCACCGTTTTCTGGGAAGAGAAGAGGGCAACAGGAGACTTCCAAGGAGTTGCAGTGATGAATTACCCCAACCCGGAGGTTCCTTACACTCGCATTCACGAGCACAAGCACTTTACCCCTTGGGAGAAACACGAAGCCACGCAGGCATTTGTGGAATACAGCAAGGAAACCGGACCTGACGATATCCCGTACTACCCGAAGCGGCTTCCCGCCGATAAGGAGTTGCTCGCCGCCTACATCGAACTCGCCAAGGCCGAACATAAAGTCTCTTTCCTGGGTCGTCTCGCTACCTATCGCTATCTGGACATGCATCAGGTAATCGGCGAAGCGATGGACTTCGTGGAGCGCTGGCTTTCTGCGAAAGAGAATGGCGAAGCCCTGCCGGAGTGCTGGCAAGGGCTATGA
- a CDS encoding acyltransferase family protein produces MAKPCRSAGKGYDREALQPASGKRRSAYNHGMEKMTTAEATKTAARIPSGVELQGPVKHERNRAIDVARMVAAILILLLHASESYATAGGDLVLGRPAWTFVGNLTMWGRVPFFFFLSGYFATLSLAKLQSEESLFLKKRLKVLIPPYLFWNTVSFMLMWVAVTMGFNLIGNQRTDPAAAVMRITGFGLHPAGASLWFIRDLILCSMLAPLLKRLGVWILIPCLALTFIPDTPQSLFEQGVPRISSLGYFGLGMFLAYLPSGLMTQLFPKAGRALLLCALVGLAYAVWDFPRPGLAGVSIGALAIFLAGRFISETFPKTGEWLGANANASFVIFAANSPYLAAVKQLYIKYHFVDSLLLYFAVLTTLFFFLCIGFYAFVKRFIPRALVLISGGR; encoded by the coding sequence ATGGCGAAGCCCTGCCGGAGTGCTGGCAAGGGCTATGACCGGGAGGCGCTGCAGCCCGCCTCCGGAAAGCGGCGATCCGCGTACAACCATGGAATGGAAAAGATGACGACTGCTGAAGCCACGAAGACTGCTGCTCGGATTCCTTCGGGAGTGGAACTGCAGGGACCCGTAAAGCATGAGCGGAACCGGGCCATCGACGTCGCCCGGATGGTGGCGGCGATCCTCATCCTGCTGCTCCACGCGTCCGAGAGCTATGCGACTGCCGGCGGGGACTTGGTGCTCGGCCGCCCGGCATGGACCTTTGTCGGGAATCTCACGATGTGGGGCCGGGTGCCCTTCTTTTTCTTTCTCTCGGGTTACTTTGCGACGCTCTCCCTCGCGAAGCTCCAATCTGAAGAATCCTTGTTCCTGAAGAAGCGCCTGAAGGTGTTGATCCCTCCCTACCTCTTTTGGAACACCGTCTCCTTCATGTTGATGTGGGTTGCCGTGACCATGGGCTTCAATCTGATCGGGAACCAGAGGACGGATCCTGCGGCGGCGGTCATGAGGATCACCGGCTTCGGGCTTCATCCTGCCGGCGCCTCACTGTGGTTTATTCGGGACCTGATCCTCTGCTCCATGCTGGCACCCCTTCTCAAGCGGCTGGGTGTTTGGATCCTTATCCCGTGCCTTGCGCTCACCTTCATTCCGGACACGCCCCAAAGCCTGTTCGAGCAGGGCGTGCCCCGGATTTCTTCCCTAGGTTACTTCGGCTTGGGAATGTTCCTCGCCTACTTGCCATCGGGACTGATGACCCAACTTTTCCCCAAGGCTGGCCGCGCGTTGCTACTCTGTGCGCTTGTCGGGCTGGCCTACGCGGTATGGGACTTTCCGCGTCCGGGCCTGGCAGGAGTTTCGATCGGTGCTTTGGCGATCTTCCTCGCGGGGCGTTTCATCAGCGAGACCTTCCCGAAGACGGGGGAGTGGCTGGGCGCGAATGCCAATGCCTCCTTCGTGATCTTCGCGGCAAATTCCCCCTATCTGGCAGCCGTCAAGCAGCTCTACATCAAGTATCACTTTGTCGACTCGCTGCTTCTCTACTTCGCGGTCCTGACGACCCTGTTCTTCTTTCTCTGCATTGGCTTCTACGCCTTTGTGAAAAGGTTCATCCCGCGGGCCCTGGTATTGATTTCAGGCGGGCGCTGA
- a CDS encoding GDSL-type esterase/lipase family protein yields the protein MGDPVVSPDPVPQKVVCVGGSMTWGYWADYPLLRRSYPFQLERLLGPGFSLRNYGFNGASAGRYPGEEYRAYLNSGEQVGILKWKPDVVISGLGINDCLPAFSDPVKFEQGYRELAAAWRSSGKNPSIWIWNRLSPDFRGPRGVPAFPGNVFPNVTVFTEDDNGIAANRPAIQNRMDQFAPSAGFGTIDAYSQLATHPEWGGEGLHFVEPGLKRLAEIIYCRAWETRAKSMLPKLTEIVPLPGAGSPNDDTGTKRPWVEIYNPYEGGLCLDGLSLDTGAGTPRYEFENSTVLWPKERRLIFLSGHNRKDPTRTLHTNFGVDYESGQLRLVGRDGLMVQSAGWRDWTASGSFGLQDPQTTEAVGTSSPHSRLVTSTPPENWQQPSYSGSWDSGTGGTGYELATKAEDQFTKRWNCSQAPSGIWGLYSYGKGTWTAQGDGTYQATGTGLMGSPFAWTQSDDVSWTFETRLRINGTQSGTNRGFVIKGGTRGAGGGYGTIFIQSDKVRYGQPYDQGFTLSSESNSDDFHVFRFAYHAPTRRFFVWRDGVQITSLTGGRFSDASRQNWLVWGSYDASSSQDVTIDYASVDLTNAYAPAGSNESSNIGAGETKPMANDYTGVFSEQSTCLVRIPFQGSSQALAGMRMDINFDDGFRAWINGVEVAACNAPASGLTAPLSRDDSRGTAALSFDLSEFASLVKTGENLLAVQVFNAAGSDGRCFVSPKLTLIGQVPEAPRYFASPSPNGTSTSGAPLPAMAWLDSEPPPPAGGVPLALNVDSDGDGRSDLLEYSEGTSINSPDAGPSLEPFAGQVSFLWRSNSQVGWRLMESTDMVEWRPARISGQASVSPSGTPDLNQISQPVSGSGVFYRLAAIEQPTLATWQARYFTSGEISQGTISSSDADPDLDGLPNSVEFALNINPRENSHNSFQISRISRGLRFPDPGVGRGVVWHLDSSRSLQSWETPADVDLHCLVDPLSGRYLLEAGDPGLPGDKGFLRMSFESSAN from the coding sequence ATGGGAGATCCTGTGGTGTCTCCCGATCCCGTGCCCCAAAAAGTGGTATGCGTCGGAGGAAGCATGACTTGGGGATACTGGGCTGATTATCCGCTCCTGCGCCGAAGCTACCCTTTCCAATTGGAGCGGCTGTTAGGACCTGGCTTTTCCCTTCGCAACTACGGCTTCAATGGAGCCAGCGCCGGGCGATATCCGGGCGAAGAATACCGGGCTTACCTCAACAGCGGCGAGCAGGTGGGCATTCTGAAGTGGAAACCGGATGTGGTGATTTCCGGACTCGGAATCAATGATTGTCTTCCCGCCTTCAGCGATCCCGTGAAGTTCGAACAAGGTTACCGGGAATTGGCGGCAGCTTGGAGAAGCTCGGGAAAGAACCCTTCCATCTGGATCTGGAACCGCTTGTCGCCGGATTTCCGTGGACCTCGCGGGGTTCCCGCTTTCCCGGGCAACGTGTTTCCGAATGTCACGGTCTTTACCGAGGACGACAACGGCATCGCCGCCAACCGTCCTGCCATCCAGAACAGGATGGATCAATTCGCGCCAAGCGCCGGCTTTGGCACCATCGATGCATACTCGCAGTTGGCAACGCACCCTGAGTGGGGCGGCGAAGGTTTGCATTTCGTGGAGCCCGGTCTCAAGCGGCTGGCGGAAATCATTTATTGCCGTGCTTGGGAAACGCGCGCGAAGAGCATGCTTCCCAAGCTCACCGAGATCGTCCCCTTGCCAGGTGCTGGGAGCCCGAACGACGACACCGGAACCAAACGTCCCTGGGTTGAGATCTACAATCCCTATGAAGGCGGCCTTTGCCTCGATGGGCTGTCACTGGATACGGGAGCCGGGACGCCAAGGTATGAGTTTGAAAACTCGACCGTCCTGTGGCCGAAGGAGAGACGGTTGATCTTTCTCTCCGGACACAACCGGAAGGACCCTACCCGAACCCTGCACACCAATTTCGGAGTGGACTATGAAAGCGGCCAACTCCGTCTGGTAGGGCGGGACGGCCTGATGGTCCAATCCGCCGGTTGGAGGGATTGGACCGCTTCGGGCTCCTTTGGCCTTCAAGATCCGCAAACCACCGAGGCGGTGGGCACTTCTTCTCCTCACTCCCGGTTGGTTACGAGCACCCCGCCCGAAAATTGGCAGCAGCCCTCCTACTCCGGCTCATGGGATAGCGGCACGGGAGGAACCGGATATGAGCTGGCAACAAAAGCAGAAGACCAATTCACAAAACGGTGGAACTGCAGCCAGGCGCCCAGCGGCATTTGGGGACTCTATTCCTACGGCAAGGGAACTTGGACGGCGCAAGGAGACGGTACTTATCAAGCTACGGGAACGGGGCTGATGGGCTCACCTTTCGCATGGACCCAGAGCGACGACGTGTCCTGGACCTTCGAGACCCGGCTCCGGATCAATGGCACCCAGAGCGGCACGAATCGCGGCTTTGTGATCAAGGGTGGAACCCGGGGTGCCGGCGGAGGTTATGGCACGATCTTCATCCAGTCTGACAAAGTGAGGTACGGGCAGCCCTACGACCAAGGTTTCACCCTTTCCAGCGAGTCCAACTCCGATGACTTCCACGTCTTCCGGTTCGCTTACCATGCTCCTACCCGGCGATTTTTCGTATGGAGGGATGGCGTGCAGATCACCTCTCTCACCGGCGGAAGATTCAGCGATGCAAGCCGTCAAAACTGGCTGGTGTGGGGATCCTACGATGCTTCCTCTTCCCAAGATGTGACGATCGACTACGCGAGCGTCGATCTCACCAACGCGTACGCACCCGCTGGCTCGAATGAGTCTTCCAACATCGGTGCCGGTGAGACGAAGCCGATGGCGAACGACTACACGGGCGTTTTCTCCGAGCAATCCACCTGCTTGGTCAGGATCCCGTTTCAGGGATCTTCCCAAGCTCTGGCGGGAATGCGGATGGACATCAACTTCGACGACGGCTTCAGGGCGTGGATCAATGGCGTCGAAGTCGCCGCGTGCAATGCACCCGCATCCGGCCTGACGGCACCGCTTTCCCGGGATGACTCACGCGGGACAGCTGCGCTGAGCTTCGACTTGAGCGAATTCGCCAGCCTGGTCAAGACCGGCGAGAACCTGCTCGCCGTGCAGGTGTTCAATGCTGCCGGGTCAGACGGGCGCTGCTTCGTGAGCCCGAAGCTGACTTTGATCGGCCAGGTTCCCGAGGCTCCCCGCTATTTCGCATCGCCCTCCCCGAATGGCACCAGCACCTCGGGCGCTCCGCTTCCCGCAATGGCTTGGCTCGATTCCGAACCGCCGCCGCCAGCGGGAGGCGTACCATTGGCACTCAATGTCGACAGCGATGGCGACGGAAGATCCGATCTTCTGGAGTACTCCGAAGGAACATCGATCAACAGCCCGGATGCGGGACCTTCACTGGAGCCCTTCGCGGGTCAGGTGAGCTTCCTGTGGCGGAGCAATTCGCAAGTGGGCTGGAGATTGATGGAAAGCACCGACATGGTGGAATGGAGGCCCGCCCGGATTTCTGGCCAAGCTTCCGTGTCGCCTTCGGGCACACCGGACCTGAACCAGATTTCCCAACCCGTATCCGGATCAGGGGTGTTTTATCGCCTGGCCGCGATCGAACAACCGACGCTCGCGACCTGGCAAGCGAGGTACTTCACATCGGGGGAGATCTCCCAAGGGACCATTTCTTCTTCGGATGCCGATCCTGATCTCGACGGGCTGCCGAATTCCGTGGAATTCGCGCTTAACATCAACCCGCGAGAGAATAGCCACAACAGCTTCCAAATTTCCCGGATCTCGCGGGGGCTCCGCTTTCCAGACCCGGGCGTTGGAAGAGGCGTGGTATGGCACCTCGACTCGAGCCGTAGCCTTCAGAGCTGGGAGACGCCGGCCGACGTCGATCTGCATTGCCTCGTGGATCCACTCTCCGGCCGATATCTGCTCGAAGCAGGAGATCCCGGCCTGCCGGGCGACAAGGGCTTCCTGCGCATGTCGTTCGAAAGCTCGGCCAATTGA
- a CDS encoding MBOAT family O-acyltransferase — MLFNSWEFAALLAVTFFLYYAPWSRGRHGKAWQVTLALAASVVFYGWEDPRLIVLLAISCVGNSIATARIILHKVAGDEVRVKYWTRLAVILNLALLAVFKYAPFVVGMVPFLPASWVEAVKGIPLPIGISFYTFHGISMIVDVARGEVTRESDALLSKGGRFTKGVRDIGFYLLFFPQLVAGPIVKAKQFWPQIAAKRIEDIPWMFVIRMLILGYFLKVFVADNLSEQTAMLTIGATEISTAGPLFLVPLIYGYGLQIFADFGGYSLIAIGLAALFGYTFPENFNFPYLSTSITEFWRRWHMSLSAWLRDYLYIPLGGNRNGEGRTYVNLFLVMFLGGLWHGAEWKFALWGTLHGVLLALERFFTRRRGKLVENPGRSPVRAVLGWFYTFHAVTLLWLTFLMPDMAHIRAFFQGLTCGHYIMSGPPIFSLLFYGTAVILYHVWGWAKEHKSGLLAKLHSPVAEACVHAVMLFLLITNPGAPRGFIYFQF; from the coding sequence ATGCTGTTCAATTCTTGGGAATTTGCCGCCCTTTTAGCGGTCACCTTTTTTCTGTACTACGCCCCTTGGTCAAGGGGACGTCACGGAAAGGCGTGGCAGGTCACCTTGGCCTTGGCGGCCAGCGTTGTTTTCTACGGTTGGGAAGACCCCCGGCTCATTGTCCTTCTGGCGATTTCCTGCGTGGGAAACAGCATCGCCACCGCTCGCATCATCTTGCACAAGGTGGCAGGGGATGAGGTGCGCGTGAAGTACTGGACCCGCTTGGCGGTGATCCTGAATTTAGCCCTGCTGGCCGTCTTCAAGTACGCCCCGTTCGTGGTCGGGATGGTTCCATTCCTGCCGGCTTCCTGGGTCGAGGCCGTGAAAGGCATTCCCCTGCCGATCGGCATCTCCTTCTACACCTTCCACGGCATCAGCATGATTGTAGACGTCGCCCGCGGCGAGGTGACTCGGGAAAGCGATGCGCTCCTTTCAAAGGGAGGGCGCTTTACCAAAGGGGTGCGGGACATCGGCTTCTATCTGCTGTTCTTTCCGCAGCTCGTCGCCGGACCCATCGTCAAAGCGAAGCAATTCTGGCCGCAGATTGCGGCAAAGCGGATCGAGGACATCCCTTGGATGTTCGTCATCCGCATGCTGATTCTTGGCTATTTCCTGAAGGTCTTCGTGGCGGACAACCTCTCCGAACAGACCGCCATGTTGACCATCGGTGCCACGGAGATTTCGACCGCCGGTCCGCTCTTCCTTGTCCCGCTGATCTATGGCTACGGCCTGCAGATCTTCGCGGATTTTGGGGGCTACTCGCTCATCGCCATCGGGCTGGCTGCCCTGTTTGGATACACCTTTCCGGAGAACTTCAATTTCCCTTACCTCTCCACCAGCATCACCGAGTTCTGGCGGCGTTGGCACATGTCGCTTTCCGCGTGGCTCCGGGACTACCTTTACATCCCGCTCGGTGGTAACCGGAACGGGGAGGGGAGGACCTACGTGAATCTCTTCCTCGTGATGTTCCTCGGCGGCCTCTGGCATGGCGCCGAGTGGAAATTCGCCCTCTGGGGCACCCTTCACGGCGTTCTGCTTGCGCTGGAGCGCTTCTTTACCCGGCGCCGGGGCAAGCTCGTGGAGAATCCCGGCCGCTCGCCCGTCCGGGCGGTCCTCGGCTGGTTCTACACCTTCCACGCCGTCACCCTCCTGTGGCTCACCTTCCTGATGCCGGACATGGCGCACATCCGTGCCTTCTTCCAGGGCCTTACCTGCGGCCACTACATCATGTCCGGCCCGCCCATCTTCTCGCTGCTCTTTTATGGCACTGCCGTCATTCTTTATCACGTGTGGGGCTGGGCCAAGGAGCATAAGTCCGGCCTCCTCGCGAAGCTGCACAGCCCGGTTGCCGAAGCCTGCGTGCACGCCGTGATGCTGTTCTTGTTGATCACCAATCCTGGAGCACCCCGTGGATTCATCTACTTCCAGTTCTAG